Part of the Musa acuminata AAA Group cultivar baxijiao chromosome BXJ2-7, Cavendish_Baxijiao_AAA, whole genome shotgun sequence genome is shown below.
TTCGACGCCTCCCAGCGCTTGGATCACGTCGGTCCGGTAATTGTTCAAGTTCCAAAGCTTTCCATCATGCCGTTGGTGGGTCCACCAAAATGGATTCTGCTTCAAAACTTGATACTTGTTAAATTCGGTACGAACTCTCCATCCCTTGTCATACGCCAGAGTATGGCGGTCTTTCTGGAAGAGGGTGTTGATTCGAGGTATGCCCCTGTCCCAGGAATCCTACAGCACAGCGCAGCACAGCACGTCAAAACTTGAATTAGTAGTGGCAATGGCGATAGCGGCAGTCGCAGGGCAAACGGATCATCTTGGTTTGGTTGAAGAAATTTTATTTTCGATTAACGTAAGAAGAGTACACCACTGACTCACGGTGCAAAACCAAATACCTCTAGATCCTCGAGTGTCAGCCGTCTATTTTGTGACCCTGCTTCCTGTCTCTTCGATGCGTATTCAGCCCAAACACGCTGTGAATCGATAAACTCACTCTCCCAGGGCTGGAGAAATCAGAAAAAGGCCACCGTGTAAGATGagcaaatatgaaatatatatatatatattcgaaaacCAAGATGTTTGATTAAACAAAACCTGTATGTAACGGTAAAGATTGGGAATAAGTTGATCTTCCTCATGACTCATACCACTCCTGAAATGTGTCACTCCAACATCTGTTTGCTGGCTATACCGCAGGTCACTCTGTGGGATCAATACGTGACCCATAGACAACATGCCAAGGCCTCCAATCTCCTTTGGCGTGTAAAAAATGACAGGAGGAAATCTGTTGACCAGAAGAAACGTCAGCACACACACagattgtcgtcgtcgtcgtcgtcgtcgacgaTACCAGCAAAGTTGGTGaatacaaaaaataatttttttttgttacctGCTAGGCATCTTTGAATTTAATCCGATTTTAATACGGGTCTGTATCTTGTTTTCACACTTGACCAGCAAATCCAGCAACTCCTGCGTGTGCACGGTTGCTTCTCGGAAATACGTCATAAGACCTGTCGAACAAGTAAAAACGTACATAAATTAAGCAATACAGCCTCCGTATGATATAGAAAGCTAGAGAGTCAGTTTGGGAGTACCAATAAGAGCCGTATTCCATTTGTTAACAATCTTAGTGAAAGTGGTAGATCCTGAAGACATAAGGATCTGCCGTACACGATTCTCAAACACCTTCAGTTGTTCGTCATCGACACGCAAGAAAGCCATCGCTGTTCTCTCTTTGGTTTGCTCATTTTGCAGGTTCCACACTCCATCTTCTGTGTTACCGAAAGCAGCCTCCGGAGCCATTCGTACTTTAGGCAATATCCGAACCTCAAATCCACACCTACAGTCAATCCATTACGAACAACAAACGATGATGAATAAATGTTACCGAAGCTTTGAAAACTAGATTGCTTCTATAAGAAAAAGTTTGATCGCTAAAAGATAGTTCGGTACCCAGAATATCCGAAAAAGGAACTAGAGAAAAGAGAAAAgtgaataaaagaataaaaagctGTCTTACGAGGCATAATGGGTGTATAGCACTGAATATATAAGTACTCAATTTAATAAGCAAAATAACACACTTCATATTTGGTTAGCACCAAAAACAAGGAAAAAACAGTACAAGTTTGTCCATAGCTTATACTTACACACATGCTGATACACAGATGAGGTAGTGATAAAAACAACAACTCGAAGCAACAAAGGAACTCTTTCAGAAATTAATCGGTGGAGCTCTCTGCATGGTTGCATCAGATATGCAAGCTAAATTTAAGGCAGCAATGACGAAGAGCTACAATttaaggcagagagagagagagagagagagagagagagagagagactaaaaGATTCCAAGAAAATAAAGACAATTTAAGACAGCAATGATGAAGAGCTACAAACGGCATTTGACAATCAAAATATGAGGGGCATGTAATTAAACGTTTTGGGAAAGATAAATTTCAAGCATGCAAAGACATACATAATAAAATTGAAACTACAGCACAGCACTCTGATCTGAGCTGCCATAAAACATACTGAAGAGAAAAGAAATGCAGGAGGAAATAGCCTTACATGCTGAAAAGAAGATTTGGATTGTCCTTGCTATAAACAGAAACAAAGCTGTTTTCCCATTCCAATGTCGTGATACTTGGAGGTAGTCGATTCTTCATATCCCAAAACACACTTCGTCCGAGGTTCACTGTAATGTCCCAGGTAATAAAGTCACGAACAGATTCATGAACCAATAAAACTTCAAacacacagcagcagcagcagcagcagcaccaccaccaccGAGAAAAGAAAGAGCAGAAACTAAAAGCTAAATAGATAGATAGGCTAAGGCGGCAAAGAGAGGTACCATCATGTTTCATCAGCCTCATTCTTGCATCTCTTGGCCAACACTTGTTATTGTTATACCCAACCATATTCTCGTTGTTTGGATCGGGATGTTCGATAAGATACCGCTGAATTAGGTCACGTGCCTCTTCACGAGAGAAACGAAACAACATGTGTACTCTATCAATGTAACGGGAATACAATCGAATGGGATGCCTGGTCTCAACTCTGGTGTCTGCATAAGTAATGAATTCATTGGGCATCCGAGAAGGACCAGCAATTTCAGTGGCTCGGGTCAAACCAAGAAGCAACAGATCAAGCACAAGCCCATaatattgcacaacaaaggagGCGAATTGCAGACCGGGAATGAGACCGTAGCTGTTCGTATGGCTCATATCCTTGTATGACAAAACGACATTGTTTTTACCAGTAATATACTCAGCAAGTGATGGTTCGAGAACCAAACATAAAAGCCTGCAAACGGTGAATCGGATAAGGAAACGGAAGTAGGAGTGAGTTTAATGCATAAATTTTGCAAGAAAGAGGACGACGAATGATTTTACCTCTTAAGCAAGATCAAATCAATTTTCTCCAAGAGCTTCTCAAACTTTGTTTGCAACACCACCACGCACTGGCCATCACTTGCATCCCATATCGCTTGCAAGTTATTTATACCTTGACACCATTTGTACACCAGCAGAGGAGGCGGTTCGGAATCCGCAGGCTTGACCCAATTAGGGAACAGTTGTCGTCTGTCACCTTCGTACCACAAATACTGATCAAGGTACGCATCTGTGATTTTCTCGAGAGGTTCAATCTCATAAACAGGAAGCAGATGACTGTACAGATCCATAAACTCGATGCCGACCTGTGAAAGATAGCGTGCGTACGTATTGGATGTTAAATTGCAAAACTCTAAGACGGGTCATGAGAGACATTAAAACAAACGGCTGGCGGGGGTTCGGTTTACCTCCTTGAAGACACGCTGGCTTGACAAGTGACGTTTTATCCTGGATAGAGCCTCGTGAGGGTTGTCGTATGCTTGTTCGATAAGACCCAATTCTTCCCTTTGTGATTGATTCAGTCTCACTGCCACACTGTAAGACTCCTTCAGCCTCTCTAGTGCAAGCACGAGAAGTTTGGTGTCATGTTTGTACCACAGTGGTGGAAACGGTATAGGAGAAAACTTCCTTGATTCCAGCCAATGGGCTGTCGTGGTGTAGATGACCACAGCTTCTTCCGGGGTGATGTACGGACCATCTTTCAAGTAGTTGTGTTGCCTTTCCTGCAAATAGAAAGGAAATGTGATTTGTCGAACAGGTAAGAAAATGCTTTTGCTCCCAAAAGGGAGCCAAAACATACGACGCCGGACTAGACGTCGAACGAATATAAAGGATGCAAGAACAATGAGAAAATAGACAATCGGAGTAGACAAATGTCAAATGCCATATGATATGTATGATAGGAGAGCCCATCAGGGTGAAGTCAAAGACTGAAAGCAAACTGAATTTGATTTTTACCTTCTCGGCCTTTAAAATTAAACGAGTTAATCTTCCTAGATTTTTTCGACAAACGGTCTTATCCACAGTTGCACCCCTTCTGATACGTTCCCGATTGTAGTGAGCGACATTCGTCCACCAGTCCGCCTTGGATTTTACGTAGCGGAGTATCGTATTCTCAATCGGCACTGCAAGTGCCGGGACCTGAAAGAAACAAACCAGCATATGACTCAGCCCACGGGAAGAAGAAGCGAACGAGAATCCACGAGATCATCCATaagctctcctctcctctcctctcctctcctctcctctcctctcctccacaTTAGATTAGATTAGCTTACCTTCCATGGTATGTTGGCTTTCCAACAGCGCCACGCTTCACTAAGATGTTGCAAGATAGTCCTCGCCTTGTTCTGCCTAATACCCTCTGCAGAGCACAGAGCGACGAGTTACTAGTATTTTTTATTCGATACAAGTGGGAAAAGAGTTGTTGACCAAATCGCACTTATCTTAGAAATAAAAACATCATTCGTGTGTGGTCTTACCAGGCATCGCATCAAGAATATCATGCATCACAGCAGCCCGGAGCTCCAAATCAAAGTGGCTTTCGACACGTTGCTTCGTAACTGTCTTGGCAACTCCTTTAGAATGACGACCCTGGAACTGACGTGCGAGTAAATTGGCCAACCATCTTTCTAGCAGCGGCACAATCCCACGAAGGAAGAACAACCACACCCTCCACGTGGGTGCCCAAAACCCACAGCCAGGTCCCTTCCCAACAGGACCAGTATTGAAACGATAGTAAATCAAATGCTTCAAATCTTTACACATTCTAATCTGCCGCATGAGACGGTACTTGTAACGATACATACCGGTCAACTGGCCGACATGAGAGAAAATATAGTGCAGGCCATCAGCTAATTGAAAAGCGTCGACGTTTCCCAGGCGGAATTGGACGTTGGCATCGACGACAAGCTTCGTCAGACGGAGTATCTCCCGACACAGATGAAAGGCATTGCCGAACCGCGACTTCTTTCGCTCCTTTGTGGTAAGTGTTTTCACAGGCTTTAAATTGAAATTATAATCAAGGTGAAGATAATTAAGACTTTTCCGATGAATCAACAGATTCAGCATATTGTAACCTTGCTGACAGACTTGCAGCCCTGCCTCCACCCAGTCTAGTTGTGTCGTTTGGAAGAATTTAGTTGCCTGAAGTGACCGGAATAAGTGTTTCTTCTTGTGCGCCTTGGGAGGTCGATGATGCAACTCGTTCaatacaaaacatttcaacaactTCTGATAACTGACACGAACTTTAACCGGGTAGGATGGAGGACTGCAAATAATAGCACAAGAGTTCAGAAAAGCAAGGAACTAATTCAATTCTAACGAAAAcaagatggtgattgataaagcacTACATACCAATGCTCCTTGTACCATTCCGACACAAGAGCTATATCTTCAGCTCGTCTTGTTCGACCAGATCTCATATTAAATGGGTGTGGCGCAAATAGCAATGAGATACCGGCTGCTGTTGTGTCGGTATATATTGGAGTCTCGTGCAGGAGAGGTTCGACTCCTTGGGGAAGGAAAAAATCTTCCTCATCATTCTCGTGTTGAACTTTTTTCCAAGAGATGGGATTTATTAAAGGATCGAAGTAAAACACAGGCAAATCAGGATCCTCGGCTTTTATGTACATTATCATGGGGCCGTGATACGGGCTGAGCTTAACTTTCCTTGGCCTGTTGTTGTACAGATGAGGGAATGCTATCCTATACTCGGTTCTTAGTGGCTGACGAATTATAAGCTTATTGATATCGTTAAATTCATTCCAGTCTTCGTCTCCCTTCTCCGTATCACGATACAATGGCTCAAACTTGGGACCTCCTGCAATTATCCCAACAAAAAGTATTCGTAAGGAAAAGGAAGGGTGAACAGATCACAACATTAGCACACATCTGTaaagtgaaatatatatatatatatatatatatatatatatacatgcagatCACAACGAATAAAATATTCAAATCTAAAAATACGTAATATGATTATTCACTAACAAATTGTGAAGAAGAACAACACAGTGAGATAGATAGATGTATACCAGGTATGCACACGTTTAGCGCTTTGGCAGTGAAGAACGACTCCATATCGAACAAGTAAAAGTAATTGCGGTCGATCAGATCAGAGAGTAGCTGCCCAGCAAGCCGATGAAGATTTGCCATTATGGGAAGCGAAAGATGCCACCTTCTGTAACTAGGACCATTTATAAGCTTCGTTTTCACTAGAGGTTTATGATCATAGAACCACGAGTACACAACAGCATCTTCTTCGTCGTCCAATTCTATCTGAATAGCCTCCAGGGGTTCCACATCTAACAAATTGTCAGCGTAGTCTAACGGAGGCTCCTCATCATCGAAAGGTGGGAAACGCATTCTTTTAAAGTGTCTTCGGTCTCTTTTCTCCCTTCGCATCATGATCCACATCGAACCCCACTGCCAAAACACAAACCAGAGACAATAAAAATAAGATTCCTACTAtcaaggattatatatatatatatatatatatatatatagattgtcAATTCAGATTAAAAAACACATGATGTGTACTAGGAGGACATGTATATTGCTCTTCGACCTGGAAGCCGTCATGAAGAAgtatattttgatgatcaaaCAAGACACACACACCTGCGCCAGGTATATAGGTTCAGCCACCCATGGGATCTCATTCACGAACGTGATTGCACCAGTTGTATGATACAGGACTTTCACATTGCGAACCTAAatcgaaaaaagaaagaaaaaatttatttTGTTAGAAGATTTAAGTAGTAATTCCAAAAATTCTCGAAACCTGACCTGAGGAGACATTGCTGATGAGAggcaaacaagaaaaaaaaaaaaaagggtacctGCTCCCACGGCATAGGCATATTCTCGAGAAGCTTGTAAACTGCATGAGGAACGAACTTCAAAGCTCCTAGGTATACGCGTTTATCATACcgatgtttcttcgacgacatatCTCCATGATCTCTGTCCAAGAAAGGAAAGCAAACAATATCGATTAACTTGAAACTAGGATCGCCATGTCTGTTTATCACAAATGACGCAAATATCAACCATAAACTAGTTGTACTCAAAGTTCCCAATATAACAGCACAATCATCCATTCATCCACCTCACAACTACGCCAGCAATAAAATGAAATCATTCATACTGCCAAAAAACAAACCTTCAAATGCAAAATAGTGTGTGTCATTCAATATTTTCATCATACAAAGGGGAAAAGACATCCGAAACACATCTTCTTCTAACAATTCATAGGTTGAAATATATGTCTTCCATCAATATCTACGCTTCGATCCCCACTGGGTTAGAAAGACTTTTTAGGTCCAAAGTATCAAATTAAATTCAAACCCTGGCACAAACTAACCCGACAAACCTTTGGTGCAACTAACAATCTCAAGTATATAACCTTAACAGATACATCATAATACATTCTTTTTTAAGCacaattcaaaataataataataataataataataataataaaggaaaaaaatattttatagtcgGTCAATAAACATAATGAACTCCCACAAAACTTCTGAAACGATTGCTGATAGAACTCACACACTTCACCgcttgagaatagtagaatcaacATATGAAAGACCGACCATGGGGCTAAAAGTGATTTTAGTATCTGTAAACCTAAAAAACAATTTTAAGCGTTGTTCATCACACTCTCGCACTAAAACCGACATCTTCCCAGTGGAATCGGAATCAGAGAGAGAACCACAAAGGAGCCCGAGAAAAGGGAGAGCACCTGATTATCTTTCTGACGTGCTCCGGTGGCATATCCTCCTTCTGTGTCTCGACGAACCCAAACTTCCTCTTCTCCCCATATCGCTTGGCGTTGAGCTGCTGCCACTTCCTCGCCTTCTCCACCAGCTGCGCCTCCAGCTCCCCTGGCGAGGGCGGTATGCTGTTAGGCGGCTGCACCGCTGGCGGGGGAGGGGCCATCCGAGGCCCCGGCATCATTCCTGGTGGCGCCATCggagacgacgacgacggcgCGCCGCCGTTCCACATCTTGATCTTTACCCTACGCAAAAATCGGGAGCCAAGGGGAAGAGACCGCGACTTCCTCCTTTGTCTGGGGTTTCGGACTGGAGGAGGGAGAGAGCTCTTTCTAAACGAGGAAGGCGAATGGGACGGAAGCGAGGGGGCGTGTATGGGGGATCGAGGGGATTATTTATAGATCGAGCGGGTCCAGTCGGTCGGGGACGCGAGGAGTCTGCTTTCAGAGTCGTGTTCCGCCATCAGCTTTGTCCGTTTATCATGTTCCAAACGCGAATCTTGGCGGGAGTTCTAATCGGATCATCACGGGTGACGGCGgctaaaaatcattttttttcgtggaaaaatgtaaaaatttgcaatttctatatatatatatatatatttatttatttatttatttatttatatatatggaaTAGAGATAGGTCTATTGACTATCTAACACTGAGATTGGGGATTGTTGAATAAGATAAATCTAATATTGAGATAATTATCTATAGGCGAATgagaaaattatcttttttttttttttttacgtatTTCACGGATGGTACCtcttttttcaaaattttcaaacagTCACCAATATTTTTCATGTTCCAAAAATATTGGTTGGtttttaatcaaaaaatattGTAAGGTTAgtttaaaaacactatatagtgTTATAACATGGTATTTTATTTTAAAcactatatagtgtttttaaaacaCTATATAATGTTTTTGAACCAAATATTGATGTCACACTGTTTTAAAATAAAACACTATACAGTATTTTTAAAacactataaaataaataataattgacgAGATGTGTCTAATATTAGGATATAACAAAAATTAGGAAGTAAATAATAATTATGAGATGTATATAGGGCGATTGCTAGGAAAAATATACTATTTTAAGATATTTTTCCAATGATatcttttttatataattcctAAACAGTCacctcttatttcaaaattttcaaaaacatCTCCCCAAAGCTGTCATGTATTTTTTCAGCCCAATCCAAAACAGTATTTTATGTATTAATTTTTATCCAAAAAATATGTTTTATGCATTAATTTACAGTAGTTTATGTATTAATTTCAAAAAATTCCAGTTGAAAAATCTTACAACTTTCCGACTTTATTAAATCATATTCTTGTCAAACACTCAAACGATAAgtttaaatttgatttttttatattaaatttttttttttttttttgtgaagattACATGCAAATCAAATTTATCATGACACCATAACAATTGAGTTTTTTATAAAGCATATGCCTACTGTTGGGTCAGATGATTATAAGAATTATTAATTTTGAATTTAACTCaagtataattttaattatgGAGCTTAATTTCTAATCGATATGAATGaagataattattaaatattaagaaaaatatcattgatgcTCATGTGGAGAGTTGACACCTAGCCGCCCATTATGGCATATCAACGATGCATTGTTTGACATTTTGGCATTGCATTAAGTGAGGATATTTAAATCGATAGAGGAATTCCACATTAAGGACTCGACACTAGACATACA
Proteins encoded:
- the LOC135616157 gene encoding pre-mRNA-processing-splicing factor 8A-like, encoding MMPGPRMAPPPPAVQPPNSIPPSPGELEAQLVEKARKWQQLNAKRYGEKRKFGFVETQKEDMPPEHVRKIIRDHGDMSSKKHRYDKRVYLGALKFVPHAVYKLLENMPMPWEQVRNVKVLYHTTGAITFVNEIPWVAEPIYLAQWGSMWIMMRREKRDRRHFKRMRFPPFDDEEPPLDYADNLLDVEPLEAIQIELDDEEDAVVYSWFYDHKPLVKTKLINGPSYRRWHLSLPIMANLHRLAGQLLSDLIDRNYFYLFDMESFFTAKALNVCIPGGPKFEPLYRDTEKGDEDWNEFNDINKLIIRQPLRTEYRIAFPHLYNNRPRKVKLSPYHGPMIMYIKAEDPDLPVFYFDPLINPISWKKVQHENDEEDFFLPQGVEPLLHETPIYTDTTAAGISLLFAPHPFNMRSGRTRRAEDIALVSEWYKEHCPPSYPVKVRVSYQKLLKCFVLNELHHRPPKAHKKKHLFRSLQATKFFQTTQLDWVEAGLQVCQQGYNMLNLLIHRKSLNYLHLDYNFNLKPVKTLTTKERKKSRFGNAFHLCREILRLTKLVVDANVQFRLGNVDAFQLADGLHYIFSHVGQLTGMYRYKYRLMRQIRMCKDLKHLIYYRFNTGPVGKGPGCGFWAPTWRVWLFFLRGIVPLLERWLANLLARQFQGRHSKGVAKTVTKQRVESHFDLELRAAVMHDILDAMPEGIRQNKARTILQHLSEAWRCWKANIPWKVPALAVPIENTILRYVKSKADWWTNVAHYNRERIRRGATVDKTVCRKNLGRLTRLILKAEKERQHNYLKDGPYITPEEAVVIYTTTAHWLESRKFSPIPFPPLWYKHDTKLLVLALERLKESYSVAVRLNQSQREELGLIEQAYDNPHEALSRIKRHLSSQRVFKEVGIEFMDLYSHLLPVYEIEPLEKITDAYLDQYLWYEGDRRQLFPNWVKPADSEPPPLLVYKWCQGINNLQAIWDASDGQCVVVLQTKFEKLLEKIDLILLKRLLCLVLEPSLAEYITGKNNVVLSYKDMSHTNSYGLIPGLQFASFVVQYYGLVLDLLLLGLTRATEIAGPSRMPNEFITYADTRVETRHPIRLYSRYIDRVHMLFRFSREEARDLIQRYLIEHPDPNNENMVGYNNNKCWPRDARMRLMKHDVNLGRSVFWDMKNRLPPSITTLEWENSFVSVYSKDNPNLLFSMCGFEVRILPKVRMAPEAAFGNTEDGVWNLQNEQTKERTAMAFLRVDDEQLKVFENRVRQILMSSGSTTFTKIVNKWNTALIGLMTYFREATVHTQELLDLLVKCENKIQTRIKIGLNSKMPSRFPPVIFYTPKEIGGLGMLSMGHVLIPQSDLRYSQQTDVGVTHFRSGMSHEEDQLIPNLYRYIQPWESEFIDSQRVWAEYASKRQEAGSQNRRLTLEDLEDSWDRGIPRINTLFQKDRHTLAYDKGWRVRTEFNKYQVLKQNPFWWTHQRHDGKLWNLNNYRTDVIQALGGVEGILEHTLFKGTYFPTWEGLFWEKASGFEESMKYKKLTNAQRSGLNQIPNRRFTLWWSPTINRANVYVGFQVQLDLTGIFMHGKIPTLKISLIQIFRAHLWQKIHESVVMDLCQVLDQELDALEIETVQKETIHPRKSYKMNSSCADILLFAAHRWPMSKPSLVAESKDVFDQKASNKYWIDVQLRWGDYDSHDIERYARAKFMDYTTDNMSIYPAPTGVMIGLDLAYNLHSAFGNWFPGSKPLLAQAMNKIIKSNPALYVLRERIRKGLQLYSSEPTEPYLSSQNYGEIFSSQIKWFVDDTNVYRVTIHRTFEGNLTTKPINGAIFIFNPRTGQLFLKVIHTSVWAGQKRLGQLAKWKTAEEVAALVRSLPVEEQPKQIIVTRKGMLDPLEVHLLDFPNIVIKGSELQLPFQACLKIDKFGDLILKATEPQMVLFNIYDDWLKTISSYTAFSRLILILRALHVNNEKAKMLLKPDKTVITQPHHIWPSLTDDEWMKVEVALRDLILSDYSKKNNVNTSALTQSEIRDIILGAEIAPPSQQRQQMAEIEKQAKEDSRLTAVTSRTTNVHGDELIVTTTSPYEQQAFGSKTDWRVRAISAANLHLRVSHIYVNSDDAKETGYTYIIPKNVLKKFIGIADLRTQISGYLYGLSPQDNPRVKEIRCIVMPPQWGTHQQVHLPSALPEHDVLNDLEPLGWMHTQPNELPQLSPQDVTAHARILENNKQWDGEKCIILTCSFTPGSCSLTAYKLTPSGYEWGRVNKDTGSNPHGYLPTHYEKVQMLLSDRFLGFYMVPDDGPWNYNFMGVKHTVSMRYGVKLGNARDYYHEDHRPTHFLEFTNLEEVGAAEADREDAFS